One window of Mediterraneibacter gnavus ATCC 29149 genomic DNA carries:
- the ybaK gene encoding Cys-tRNA(Pro) deacylase has product MSKKELKTNAMRILDRSKISYEYQTYECDNFTDGISTADTLGLPHERVYKTLVTTGKSGSHYVFVIPIEAELDLKKAARAVGEKSVEMLPVREITTVTGYVRGGCTAIGMKKAFPTTIQENAQTLDYIYVSGGKLGMQLKLSPDDLKNVTQAQYADVTF; this is encoded by the coding sequence TTGAGTAAAAAAGAATTAAAAACAAACGCCATGCGCATTTTGGACCGCAGCAAGATTTCCTACGAATACCAGACTTATGAATGTGACAATTTTACCGATGGGATCAGTACAGCCGACACACTGGGGCTGCCTCATGAACGGGTGTATAAAACCTTGGTCACAACCGGAAAGAGCGGTTCCCATTATGTGTTTGTCATCCCCATTGAAGCAGAGCTGGATCTGAAAAAAGCAGCCCGGGCAGTAGGAGAAAAGTCTGTGGAAATGCTCCCTGTCAGAGAGATCACAACTGTGACCGGGTATGTACGGGGCGGCTGTACCGCGATCGGTATGAAAAAAGCATTTCCGACAACCATTCAGGAGAACGCCCAAACGCTGGATTATATCTATGTCAGCGGCGGAAAGCTTGGAATGCAGCTGAAGCTTTCTCCGGATGACTTAAAGAACGTGACACAGGCACAATATGCTGATGTTACTTTTTAA
- a CDS encoding ribonuclease E/G, translated as MAVRKILMLKKEGKIWTFLLENDVIAEIHCSLPDSDQHRQPVLGDIYIGKVKNIAANIGAAFIEIAPGKECYYDLSQAPQAIFTHKIGKKPLCIGDELVVQISREAVKTKAPTVSSNINFTGRYAVLTTGNTRIGTSGKLPRSLRDTYKEKLSHLKNEDYGLIIRTNAKDVPFETVLEEIQKLENACVKLKETAPFRTCFSCLQEAPPSYITDLKNVYADGLSAIITDDPKLYQQIHGFLQAEQPEDLSKLQFYEEQLLPLSKLYSTDIAVERALKEYVWLKNGAYLVIQPTEALTVVDVNSGKYSAKTKKKSAETYLKINLEAAKETARQIRLRNISGIILIDFINMDDPDMMQELLKQFRRFLGEDPIQTSVVDVTALQLVEVTRKKVRRPLHECVRDKAEKSPERSEHVE; from the coding sequence ATGGCAGTACGAAAAATTTTAATGCTGAAAAAAGAAGGGAAGATCTGGACTTTTCTTCTTGAAAATGATGTAATCGCAGAGATCCACTGCAGTCTTCCGGACTCTGATCAGCACAGACAACCTGTACTCGGAGATATTTACATCGGAAAAGTAAAAAATATCGCGGCGAATATCGGAGCCGCTTTTATCGAGATCGCTCCGGGAAAAGAATGCTACTACGACCTAAGTCAGGCGCCTCAGGCGATCTTTACCCATAAAATCGGGAAAAAACCGCTTTGTATCGGAGACGAGCTGGTCGTTCAGATCAGCAGGGAAGCAGTCAAGACAAAAGCGCCGACTGTCAGCAGCAATATCAATTTTACCGGGCGGTATGCAGTACTGACAACCGGAAATACCAGGATCGGTACTTCCGGGAAGCTTCCCCGTTCTCTTCGGGATACGTACAAAGAAAAACTGAGTCATCTCAAAAATGAGGACTACGGGCTGATCATTCGTACGAATGCAAAGGACGTTCCCTTTGAGACGGTACTTGAGGAGATTCAGAAACTGGAGAATGCCTGTGTCAAGTTAAAAGAAACTGCTCCGTTTCGGACTTGCTTTTCCTGTCTGCAGGAGGCCCCTCCGTCTTATATTACAGATTTGAAAAATGTATACGCAGACGGATTGTCAGCAATCATTACCGATGATCCCAAGCTGTATCAGCAGATTCACGGATTTTTGCAGGCAGAGCAGCCGGAAGATCTCTCCAAACTTCAGTTTTATGAGGAACAGCTTCTGCCGCTTTCCAAACTTTACAGTACCGACATTGCCGTGGAACGCGCACTCAAAGAATACGTCTGGCTGAAAAACGGCGCTTATCTTGTCATTCAACCGACAGAAGCACTGACCGTGGTAGATGTCAATTCCGGAAAATATTCTGCGAAGACAAAAAAGAAAAGTGCGGAAACGTATTTAAAGATCAATCTGGAAGCGGCAAAGGAAACAGCACGGCAGATCCGCCTGCGCAATATTTCCGGAATTATCCTGATTGACTTTATCAACATGGATGATCCGGACATGATGCAGGAGCTATTAAAACAATTCCGCCGTTTTCTTGGAGAAGACCCGATTCAGACGTCCGTTGTGGATGTCACAGCACTCCAGTTAGTAGAAGTAACCCGTAAAAAAGTACGGCGTCCGCTTCACGAATGCGTCCGTGACAAAGCCGAAAAATCACCAGAAAGAAGTGAACACGTTGAGTAA
- a CDS encoding TIGR03936 family radical SAM-associated protein: MKARIKFKKYGALRFIGHLDVMRFFQKAIRRAHIPIAYTGGYSPHMIMSFANPLGIGITSEGEYFDIELKESISSAEAVSRLNAVMVEGIEVLSFRQIAEEKKMTGMAIVAAADYLLDLVPGTLPDDWETQMDAFLAQSEIRILKQTKRSEKEVDIKPLIYRMEVQDHKLFMQLAAGSVENLKPGLVMEAFCRFLDADATQLKFALCRLEMYADSGDENARNLVTLESLGSVIE, translated from the coding sequence TTGAAGGCAAGAATTAAATTTAAAAAATACGGTGCACTGCGCTTTATCGGACATCTGGATGTTATGCGCTTCTTCCAGAAGGCAATCCGCAGGGCGCACATTCCGATCGCCTATACCGGGGGCTACAGTCCTCATATGATCATGTCCTTTGCAAATCCGCTGGGAATCGGGATTACAAGCGAAGGAGAATATTTTGATATCGAACTGAAAGAGTCCATTTCCAGTGCTGAAGCGGTATCCCGTTTAAATGCCGTTATGGTAGAGGGAATCGAAGTTTTAAGTTTCCGCCAGATCGCAGAGGAAAAGAAGATGACCGGAATGGCGATTGTCGCGGCAGCAGACTATCTTCTTGATCTTGTGCCGGGAACACTGCCGGACGACTGGGAAACACAGATGGATGCCTTTCTCGCGCAGTCTGAGATCCGCATCTTAAAACAGACAAAACGCAGCGAAAAAGAAGTGGACATCAAACCTTTGATCTACCGGATGGAAGTGCAGGATCACAAGCTCTTTATGCAGCTCGCTGCCGGAAGTGTGGAGAATTTAAAACCGGGGCTTGTCATGGAAGCATTCTGCCGGTTTTTAGATGCAGATGCCACACAGTTAAAATTTGCACTGTGCCGTCTGGAAATGTATGCTGATTCCGGGGATGAGAACGCACGAAATCTGGTAACCTTAGAATCTCTCGGTTCAGTGATCGAATAA
- a CDS encoding TIGR03960 family B12-binding radical SAM protein, with protein MRKLALNDEILLKIEKPARYIGNEVNSVMKDKNEVDVRFAMCFPDVYEIGMSHLGIQILYDMFNQREDVWCERVYSPWLDLHKIMKEEQIPLFALESQDPIRDFDFLGITIQYEMCYTNILQILDLSRIPHHSRDRGEADPIVIGGGPCTYNPEPLAEFFDIFYIGEGETVYDELLDAYKEYRAAGKSRIEFLERAAQIEGLYVPMFYDATYHEDGTLASFAPNNEHAPSVIKKQMVLDVTEAPYPQAPVVPFIKATQDRVVLEIQRGCIRGCRFCQAGMLYRPTRERNVERLKQYAKAMLESTGHEEISLSSLSSSDYSELKELVTFLIDEFKGEGINISLPSLRIDAFSLDVMSKVQDIKKSSLTFAPEAGSQRMRDVINKGLTEEIILEGAGQAFEGGWNKVKLYFMLGLPTETEEDMKAIAHLAEKVARRYYEIPKEQRNGKCQITASSSFFIPKPFTPFQWAQMFPSEEYIRRATIVKHEFLQQLNKKSLKYNWHEADVTVLEGVFARGDRKVGKVIEEAYRLGCLYDSWSESFDNEKWMQAFANTGVDIEFYTMRERSMDELFPWDFIDIGVTKNFLKKEWERAMNAQVTPNCRMQCSGCGAAKFGGGVCFEGKN; from the coding sequence ATGAGAAAACTAGCTTTAAATGATGAAATATTACTAAAAATCGAGAAGCCGGCCCGGTATATCGGGAACGAAGTGAACTCTGTGATGAAAGACAAGAACGAGGTGGATGTCCGTTTCGCTATGTGCTTTCCGGACGTCTATGAGATTGGAATGTCACATCTCGGAATCCAGATTTTATATGATATGTTCAACCAAAGAGAAGATGTCTGGTGTGAACGGGTCTATTCTCCGTGGCTGGATCTGCACAAGATCATGAAAGAAGAACAGATTCCGCTATTTGCACTGGAATCTCAGGATCCGATCCGTGATTTTGATTTTCTTGGAATCACGATCCAGTACGAAATGTGCTACACCAACATTCTGCAGATTCTGGATTTAAGCCGGATTCCTCACCACAGTCGTGACCGTGGTGAGGCAGATCCAATCGTTATCGGAGGAGGTCCATGTACGTATAATCCGGAACCACTGGCAGAATTTTTTGATATTTTCTATATCGGAGAAGGGGAGACTGTCTACGACGAACTGCTGGATGCCTATAAAGAGTATCGGGCAGCAGGAAAGAGCCGTATCGAATTTTTGGAACGCGCCGCACAGATCGAAGGATTGTATGTGCCGATGTTTTACGATGCCACATACCATGAAGACGGAACGCTTGCTTCCTTTGCACCGAACAACGAGCATGCACCATCTGTGATCAAAAAACAAATGGTACTGGACGTAACCGAAGCACCGTATCCACAGGCCCCTGTCGTTCCTTTCATCAAAGCAACACAGGACCGTGTCGTTTTGGAAATTCAGAGAGGATGTATCCGCGGATGCCGTTTCTGTCAGGCAGGCATGCTGTATCGTCCGACCAGAGAGCGCAATGTGGAGCGCTTGAAGCAATACGCCAAAGCAATGCTGGAAAGCACCGGACACGAAGAGATTTCTTTAAGCTCCTTAAGCTCCAGTGATTATTCCGAATTAAAAGAGCTCGTCACCTTCCTGATCGATGAATTTAAAGGAGAGGGAATCAATATTTCCCTTCCGTCGCTCAGAATTGACGCGTTCTCGCTGGATGTTATGAGTAAAGTACAGGATATCAAAAAAAGCAGCCTTACCTTTGCTCCGGAAGCCGGCTCCCAGAGAATGCGTGATGTGATCAACAAAGGACTGACAGAAGAGATTATTTTAGAAGGAGCCGGACAGGCCTTTGAAGGCGGCTGGAACAAGGTAAAACTGTACTTTATGCTGGGGCTGCCGACAGAAACAGAAGAAGACATGAAAGCCATTGCCCATCTGGCAGAAAAGGTTGCCAGAAGATATTATGAAATTCCGAAAGAACAGCGCAATGGAAAATGTCAGATCACGGCCAGTTCTTCGTTCTTCATTCCGAAACCGTTCACCCCGTTCCAGTGGGCACAGATGTTTCCAAGTGAAGAATACATTCGCCGTGCAACGATTGTAAAGCATGAATTCTTACAGCAGTTGAACAAAAAAAGTTTGAAATATAACTGGCACGAGGCAGATGTCACAGTGCTGGAGGGTGTATTTGCCCGCGGGGACCGCAAGGTTGGAAAGGTGATCGAAGAAGCATACCGTCTGGGATGTCTGTATGATTCCTGGAGCGAAAGCTTTGACAATGAAAAATGGATGCAGGCATTTGCAAATACCGGAGTGGATATTGAGTTTTACACCATGCGGGAACGCTCCATGGATGAGCTTTTTCCATGGGATTTCATCGATATCGGCGTGACCAAAAACTTCCTGAAAAAAGAATGGGAGAGAGCAATGAACGCACAGGTTACTCCAAACTGCAGAATGCAGTGTTCCGGATGTGGTGCGGCAAAATTTGGAGGAGGTGTCTGTTTTGAAGGCAAGAATTAA